A part of Hippopotamus amphibius kiboko isolate mHipAmp2 chromosome 16, mHipAmp2.hap2, whole genome shotgun sequence genomic DNA contains:
- the TMEM91 gene encoding transmembrane protein 91, with translation MAVGGSPSGSLFSVMDRPSLRELQQPLLVGVGGEPPVQKPGEPELGPPFQETAFAESLRDWQFLPPSLPSVSAGLGEPGTPDLEDVSSSDSDSDWDGGGLLPPLLPHDHLGLAVFSMLCCFWPVGIAAFYLAQKTNKAWAKGDIQGAGAASRRAFLLGVLAVGLGVCTYAAALVTLAAYLASRDPP, from the exons ATGGCTGTGGGCG GAAGCCCCTCTGGGAGCCTCTTCTCAGTCATGGACAGACCCAGTCTTCGAGAGCTCCAACAGCCTCTGCTGGTGGGTGTAGGCGGTGAGCCCCCTGTCCAGAAGCCTGGTGAGCCTGAGCTGGGGCCTCCCTTTCAAGAGACAGCCTTTGCGGAATCGCTGAGGGATTGGCAGTTCCTGCCACCATCTCTTCCTTCTGTGAGTGCTGGACTGGGTGAGCCAGGGACCCCCGACCTTGAG GATGTGTCATCCAGTGACAGTGACTCGGACTGGGATGGGGGCGGCCTTCTCCCCCCACTCCTACCCCACGACCACCTCGGCTTAGCTGTCTTCTCCATGCTGTGCTGTTTCTGGCCCGTGGGCATCGCCGCCTTCTACCTGGCCCAGAAG ACCAACAAGGCTTGGGCCAAGGGGGACATCCAGGGGGCAGGGGCCGCCTCCCGCCGCGCCTTCCTGCTGGGGGTCCTGGCCGTGGGGCTGGGCGTGTGCACGTACGCGGCCGCCTTGGTGACCCTGGCCGCCTACCTCGCCTCCCGGGACCCGCCCTAG
- the EXOSC5 gene encoding exosome complex component RRP46 isoform X1: MEGAMQTESKIRAESGTESGPRGPGCSLRHFACEQNLLSRPDGSASFLQAGRRYLHFGDTSVLAGVYGPAEVKVSKEIFNKATLEVILRPKIGLPGVAEKSRERLIRNTCEAVVLGALHPRTSITVVLQVVSDAGSLLACCLNAACMALVDAGVPMRALFCGVTCALDSDGTLMLDPTAKQEKEARAVLTFALDSVERKLLTSTTKGLYSDAELQQCLAAAQAASQHVFRFYRESLQRRYSKS, from the exons ATGGAGGGGGCGATGCAGACTGAATCTAAGATCCGCGCTGAGTCTGGAACGGAGTCTGGCCCTCGGGGCCCCGGCTGTAGCCTCCGGCACTTTGCCTGCGAACAGAACTTGTTGTCCCGGCCCGATGGCTCTGCCTCTTTCCTGCAAG CAGGGAGAAGATATCTCCACTTTG GGGATACCTCCGTCCTGGCAGGCGTGTACGGGCCGGCCGAGGTGAAGGTCAGCAAAGAGATCTTCAACAAGGCCACCCTGGAAGTGATCCTGAGGCCGAAGATCGGGCTGCCTG GTGTAGCGGAGAAGAGCAGGGAGCGGCTGATCAGAAACACTTGTGAAGCAGTAGTGCTGGGAGCGCTGCACCCCCGCACCTCCATAACCGTGGTGCTGCAGGTCGTCAGCGATGCTGGCTCT CTCCTGGCCTGTTGTCTGAATGCTGCCTGCATGGCACTGGTGGATGCAGGTGTGCCCATGCGGGCCCTCTTCTGTGGGGTCACCTGTGCCCTAGACTCTGATGGGACCCTCATGCTGGACCCCACAGCCAAGCAAGAAAAG GAGGCCCGGGCAGTCCTGACCTTTGCACTTGACAGCGTGGAACGGAAGCTGCTGACGTCCACCACCAAGGGGCTCTACTCCGATGCCGAG ctccagcAGTGCCTGGCTGCAGCCCAGGCTGCCTCCCAACATGTCTTCCGCTTCTACCGGGAATCGCTGCAGAGGCGTTACTCCAAGAGCTGA
- the EXOSC5 gene encoding exosome complex component RRP46 isoform X2 — MEGAMQTESKIRAESGTESGPRGPGCSLRHFACEQNLLSRPDGSASFLQGDTSVLAGVYGPAEVKVSKEIFNKATLEVILRPKIGLPGVAEKSRERLIRNTCEAVVLGALHPRTSITVVLQVVSDAGSLLACCLNAACMALVDAGVPMRALFCGVTCALDSDGTLMLDPTAKQEKEARAVLTFALDSVERKLLTSTTKGLYSDAELQQCLAAAQAASQHVFRFYRESLQRRYSKS; from the exons ATGGAGGGGGCGATGCAGACTGAATCTAAGATCCGCGCTGAGTCTGGAACGGAGTCTGGCCCTCGGGGCCCCGGCTGTAGCCTCCGGCACTTTGCCTGCGAACAGAACTTGTTGTCCCGGCCCGATGGCTCTGCCTCTTTCCTGCAAG GGGATACCTCCGTCCTGGCAGGCGTGTACGGGCCGGCCGAGGTGAAGGTCAGCAAAGAGATCTTCAACAAGGCCACCCTGGAAGTGATCCTGAGGCCGAAGATCGGGCTGCCTG GTGTAGCGGAGAAGAGCAGGGAGCGGCTGATCAGAAACACTTGTGAAGCAGTAGTGCTGGGAGCGCTGCACCCCCGCACCTCCATAACCGTGGTGCTGCAGGTCGTCAGCGATGCTGGCTCT CTCCTGGCCTGTTGTCTGAATGCTGCCTGCATGGCACTGGTGGATGCAGGTGTGCCCATGCGGGCCCTCTTCTGTGGGGTCACCTGTGCCCTAGACTCTGATGGGACCCTCATGCTGGACCCCACAGCCAAGCAAGAAAAG GAGGCCCGGGCAGTCCTGACCTTTGCACTTGACAGCGTGGAACGGAAGCTGCTGACGTCCACCACCAAGGGGCTCTACTCCGATGCCGAG ctccagcAGTGCCTGGCTGCAGCCCAGGCTGCCTCCCAACATGTCTTCCGCTTCTACCGGGAATCGCTGCAGAGGCGTTACTCCAAGAGCTGA